GTTGGGCGGCGACATGAATGAGCGCGCGCATCGCGAAGCCGTCTGTCCGCGCATCGCCTATATGCCGCAGGGCCTTGGCAAGAATCTCTATCCAACCTTGTCGATCGACGAGAATCTGGAATTTTTCGGCAGGCTGTTCGGTCAGGGCGCCGAAGAACGCGAAAGACGCATCGCCCAGTTGACGCACAGCACCGGTCTTGCGCCCTTTCGCAAGCGGCCTGCGGGAAAATTGTCGGGCGGCATGAAACAGAAGCTCGGCCTGTGCTGTGCGCTGATCCACGATCCCGACTTTCTCCTGCTTGACGAGCCGACCACAGGCGTCGACCCCCTGTCCCGGGCGCAGTTCTGGGATTTGATCGACAGCATCCGCGCCGATCGGCCCCACATGAGCGTTCTGGTAGCCACCGCCTATATGGAGGAGGCGGCGCGCTTCGACTGGCTGGTGGCGATGGATGAGGGCCGGATCCTCGCTACCGGAACGCCGGAGGATCTGTATGCGCGCACCGGCACGAAGACGCTCGAAGAGGCATTCATCGCCCTTCTCCCCGAGGAACGCCGGCATGGTCATCGGGCGGTGAAGATCCCGCCCCGTGACACAGGGGCGAGCGACATTGCCATCGAGGCGAAAGGCCTCACCATGCGCTTCGGCGATTTCACCGCCGTCGACCATGTCGATTTCCGGATCGAGCGCGGCGAGATTTTCGGCTTCCTCGGCTCCAACGGCTGCGGCAAATCGACGACGATGAAGATGCTGACCGGCCTGCTCAAGGCGACCGAAGGTCAGGCATGGCTGTTCGGTCGCACGGTCGAAAATGACGACATGGCGACCCGCCGGCGCGTCGGCTACATGAGCCAGGCCTTTTCGCTCTATTCGGAACTGACGGTACGGCAGAATCTGGAACTGCACGCGCAACTGTTCCATGTGCCTGCCGCAGACGTGCCTGGCCGCGTCACGGAAATGGCGGATCGTTTTGATCTCGACGAAATCATGGACGCGCTGCCAGACGCGTTGCCGCTCGGCCAGCGTCAGCGGCTTAGTCTTGCGGTCGCAATGATCCATAAGCCCGAGATGCTAATCCTCGACGAGCCGACATCCGGCGTCGACCCCATCGCGCGCGACCAGTTCTGGCAGATGATGATCGACCTGTCGCGCAATGACAAGGTGACGATCTTCATCTCCACCCATTTCATGAACGAGGCGGAACGCTGCGATCGTATTTCGCTTATGCATGCGGGCAAGGTGCTGATCAGCGACACACCAGCCGCGATCGTGGAGAAGCGAGGGAGCGGCACTCTCGAAGAGGCGTTCATTGCCTATCTCGAGGATGCCTCCGATGCCGACTGCAGTGGGGACCAGGTTCCGGCCGAGAGCCAGCCTGCGGCGGCTCCCGAGCCCGGTCGCACCTCATCGTCCCCGATGTTCAGCAAGCGTCGCGTCGTCAGCTATGCCTGGCGCGAAGGGCTGGAGCTCACGCGCGACCCGATCCGGGCGACCCTGGCGCTGCTTGGCAGCGCCTTGCTGATGCTTGTCATGGGTTATGGCATCAGCATGGACGTCGAGAAGCTTCCTTTCGCGGTGCTCGACCGTGACGGCACGACGACCAGCCAGAACTATGCGCTGAATCTGGCCGGATCCCGCTACTTCATCGAGAAGCCGCAAATTACCGACTATGCGCAGCTTGATCGCCGCATGCGGTCGGGCGAACTCAGCCTCGCGATCGAACTGCCGCCCAATTTCGCCCGCGACATAAGACGAGGCAATTCGGTCCAGATCGGCGCCTGGATCGACGGCGCCATGCCGCAGCGCGCGGAAACCGTGCAGGGTTATGTCCAGGCGATGCATGCCCAATGGCTGAGCGACATGGCGGCGCAGAAACTGGGCGTTCGACCATCGAGCGGCCTGGTCACGATCGCAATGCGCTATCGCTACAATCCCGATGTAAAGAGCCTCGTTGCCATTGCGCCTGCCGTCATTCCGGTGTTGCTGTTGTTGTTTCCCGCCATGTTGACGGCGTTGAGCGTGGTGCGGGAAAAGGAGCTCGGCTCGATCATCAACTTCTATGTGACGCCAATCAGCCGCCTCGAGTTCCTGCTCGGCAAACAGCTCCCTTATGTCGCGCTCGCGATGGTGAATTATGTGCTGCTGATCCTGCTCGCCCTGCTGATCTTTCGTGTTCCGATCTCGGGCAACATATTGGCCATGACATTGGGCGCGTTTCTCTACACATTGTCCTCCACCGCCATCGGCCTGGTGTTCTCCATTTTCATGCGCAGCCAGATCGCTGCCCTGTTCGCGACCGCCATCGGGACAATCCTACCTGCCGTGCAGTTTTCCGGTCTCATCAACCCGGTCTCGTCGCTTGAAGGGGCTGGAAGGGCGATCGGTACGATTTTCCCCACGTCTCACTTCGTGACCATCTGCCGCGGGGTGTTCTCCAAGGGACTGGGCTTTGGCGATCTATTCCACCCTCTCTTGTCCCTTGCGGTGGCTTTCCCGGTCATTCTTGGCCTGTGCGTCCTGTTGCTGAAGAAGCAGGAGAACTGAGCGATGCAGCAGGCAGCGAACATCTATCGGCTCGGCATCAAGGAACTGCGCAGCTTGTGGCGTGATCCGATGATGCTCGTGCTCATCGTCTATGCTTTTACGCTGGGCATTTATGTTGCGGCGAGCGCTTTGCCGGAATCGTTACACAAGGCGCCGATCGCGATCGTCGATGAGGACCAGTCGCCGTTGTCTGGACGCATAGCCGCTGCGTTCTTTCCGCCGCAATTCACCCGTCCGTCGATCGTGGGGCTGGATGAGTTTGACAAGGGCATGGATGCCGGACGCTATACCTTCGCCCTCGACATTCCGCCCGATTTCCAACGTGACGTGCTGGCGGGGCGTCAGCCGACGGTGCAACTGAACATCGATGCTACCCGCATGAGCCAGGCCTTTAGCGGCGGCGGCTATGTCCAGCAGATCGTGCAGGGTGAGGTGTCGGAATTCATGAAGGGCACGCGCGCGACTGCCCCGTTACCTGCGGAACTTGCCCTGCGCGCGCGGTTCAATCCGACCCTGGCCCAGAGCTGGTTCGGCTCAGTGATGGAGATCATCAACAATGTGACCATGCTTTCCATCGTGCTGACTGGCGCGGCGCTTATCCGCGAGCGAGAACATGGCACGATCGAACATCTGCTGGTGATGCCCGTAACCCCCTTCGAGATCATGGCCAGCAAGGTGTGGGCGATGGGCCTCGTCGTGCTGGTCGCCTGTGCCTTTGCGCTGATCGTCGTCATCCAGGGTGTGCTAAAGGTTCCCATCGAAGGATCCGTGTCGCTGTTCTTGCTCGGCGCCTCTCTCCACCTCTTCGCGACGACGTCGATGGGCATATTCATGGGCACCGTTGCGCGCTCCATGCCTCAGTTTGGGATGCTGTTGATGCTCGTTCTTGTCCCGCTCCAGATGCTGTCGGGCGGCACTACCCCGCGCGAGAGTATGCCCGAGATGGTCCAGACTCTTATGCTCGCCGCCCCGACCACCCATTTCGTCAAGATGGCGCAGGCGATCCTGTACCGCGGCGCAGGTATCGACGTCGTCTGGCCGCAATTTCTGGCGATCATCGCCATTGGCAGCATTTTCTTTGTGATCGCTCTGGCCCGCTTCCGCAAGACGATCGGGACGATGGCCTGAAACAGGCATTCAGATTGCCCCCCCTTCGGGGGATGATGCAACTACGAAGGAGCCCTAGATCGGCCACGCGACCCGAAGGATGACGACGTCATCCTTTACTGCCCAGCTTGATCTCGTATCAGGCTGGGCCTTTTGCCGCGGTGCTTGCAAAGCCTCAGTCCATGATTGCGCCCAATAGACGCATCAGGTCAGCCTCATTTTGTGATCCGGTCTTGGCGCAAATGGACTTGACCTGACCACGCAAGGTTTCCGCCGTGACAGACCTCTCCTCGCAGATGTCGTTTCGGCTCATGCCGTCGAAGAGGCGCATGGCGATTTCCGCTTCTGTTGCGGTCAATCGATAGAGCGCCGACAGGAACCCTGATATTCCTGCCCTGTCCCGCTGCGGTTGCCTCACCACCATGATCGCATGCGGAAGGTGGCCCAGCGACCACGGACGGCCGGGCAGACGGAACCCTTCCATGAAACGGGCTGGCCGCCCATCGGGACAATTGATGCGCAGTCGCACATGATCGAGGCCGCCATCGGTGGTCAATGCCCTCACGGCTTGCGCCAGCGAGAGCGGGAGTGCATCAGCCTGCAAGAGCCGATTGCGAAGCGTGATGTCGCCATCCGCAATAAGCTTCTCGGCGCTCGCAGTCATCGCCTGGACCCGTCCCCCAGCATCCAGGATGAAGGCCGCGGCGGCAATCGCATCGAACGCGCCGGCCAGCAGGCGGGCTTGCTCGCCCTCCAGCCGCTCCTGCAGGCGCACCGCTCGTCGTGCCGCTACCGCGACCTTGGCAAAGAGCCGTCGCTCCGCGACTGTGGTGCGCCCTTCCTTGCGTTTGCGCAGGATCGCCAGGCCAACAATTCCAGCCTGATCCACTACCAGGTTGGTCTGGCAACCGAACGGGATGTCATATTCGTCGCACCATTCGACATATTGCTTCGTCGCGAGCCGCGGTATCGTGGCATCGTAGTGCTTTTCGTGAAGAATGCTGTCGTAGCGTCCGCGCACGATGTCCTGATTGCAGGCGGCGATCCGATAATTAGCGAGCGGTGAGCCGCCGTCGATTTCGGCAAATGACTCGAGTCCTCGGCGTTCGAAGTTGGTGACGATGTTGAACGGGATGTCGCGTGTTCCGCCCACGCCGATCAGTTGGCCATGCGTGGCCCTCAGTTGACCGGCCATTTTGTCGAGCGCCTCGGGCCACTTTTCCGGCTCGAGAGCAGCAGTCAGGAACGTGTCGTTCCAGTCGATGTTTGCAGATTGAAGCACATGCCCCCTCAAGGCGCCTTATGTGGCGCTGTCATCTGTGGACAACGTGGTTTTTTAGCGCCTCGCCCTCGTGGTTGATGGCCCGCCACAGGTACCACATCCGACCGTGCAACTTCACATATATTTTGAAGCGTTCTGGAGCAGCGATCAATTTACCCAATGATGCGATGGCCATGCTCCTGATTGGCCGTCGGCCGACTACCCACGCCCCGCGACAGCTGTGTCAGCAGTTCCTCCGCCAGCGACGCCTAGCAACGATGCGAGAATAACGGTGGTAAGCCCCGGAACTATCCCCGCCAGAACCTGTCCTGACCCGGTCAACAGAGGATGGCCTGCTTGGGCGTCATGGTCGACAAGAAGCACTCCCGCGATGGGAAGCAATAGCGCGGCGATGACTGTGTGAAGCAATTCGGATTTGGCGCGACCGGCCCATCACGCCCCGAACCAGGCTCCGATAAGGCGCCCGCTAGCAGATTCAGGACAAGTGGCCGATGTGCGGCGACTACTTCGAGGGGGACCGTTCGTGTCCGGAAGACGAGCGCCGCTGCTACCACCACGAGGCTGATCGCCTTGTTGAGGATCACGCCCTCAAGTGCGGCGAATCTGAATGGTCCGATTAGCAGTGAACTCATAAATTGGGAGGGGATGACTGGTAAGAACGGTGATGCGGTGTCGCCGAGGGGTGAGTGTGTTATTGCGGGAGGGCTGTGACTGATTCGAAGGCGGAACCGGCGGGTTGGCCCCATCAGGCAGCCCCACCTGCGCATAATCCGGCACTTCGCATAATTGCGGTTCAGTGCCAGGGGGCGGATTGATCGCTCGACGGTGTTGCTGTCGAGGTCGACGCGACCATCATCGAGGAATCTCGAGAGACCCTCCCAGCGGGTGAGTGCATAGCGCATCGCTTCCGCCCCCATACACTGCAAGGTCAGAGAGTCATATATCTGCGGAAGTGGGGTGACGGGATCAGGCGTGCGTCATCCTGCGCAACCCCAAAGCCAGCATGACGAGGAAGACGCCGCGGATCAGGAAGCTGATTCCGATGCAAAAAGCGAGGAAGGCGAGCCCCGTGGCGGGTTCGCTAGATAGGAGCAGCCCGCCCAAAACAACGTCCAACACGCCGAGAAGCAGCCGCCAGACACGGTCATGGGCGATCGCGAGCGCGCTTACGATCTCGAAGATGCCGCTGACCAGCAGCCACGCGCCGATCAACAGCACCAGCGAGAGTGCGCCGGCAAAGGGGTTGAAGATCGTGATCGCGCCCGCGAAAATGCCGAGCACGCCCAGCAGCAACTCAATCCAGCGCGCACGGCGGGACAATGACGACAGGCCGGCGAGGATTGCGACAATGCCGTAGACGATGAGCATGGCGCCGATCAGGAGGCCGGTCGCTACTCCGGTCGCGAGCGGGTTGAGAAAGGCCAGCAGCCCGACCAGGATCACGATCACGCCATAAGCGAAAATCCATCCCCAGCCTGTCCGTTGATCAATGGAAGCTCTGTCCGTCATCTGATTGATCTCCAAATTGTCCCGTCGGTCGCATGAGATTGTCTATCGCTTTAGCGCGGTGTGAGATCGCGGTCGATCTCGGCCAGGGTGTCCGGTGTCAAAACTCCGGCGACAGCGGCAAGCGCGACGCGGCTATACTCGTAGCTATAGAGGGCGTCGTTCAACTGCCGACTGATCTCGAAAGTCTGGGCCTGTGCCGCGAGGACGTCGCTCTGCGTGCGTACACCGACCTCGCGGCCAGTCAGCGCCGCGCGCTCCTGTAGCTCGGCAGAGGCAAGTGCGGTTCGCAGGGCCGCCGCCCGCTCGGCGCTACTGCGCTGGCCAAGCCACGCCTGCTCGACCTGCAAGCGCACATCGCGGCGAGCAGCGTCAAGCCGCGCGCGGCCGCTTGCCGCCTGCGAGGTGGCCTGGCGCCGCTGGGCTTCCAGAGCGCCGCCGGTATAGAGCGGGATCTTTGCCTGCAACCCGGCGAAGAACCCGCCGACGCGACCGGGCGGCGTGATGACGCCCAACAGCGCCGCCTCGTTTCCGCCGCGCCATGTCTGGCCATAGGCACCCCGCGCGGTGACCTGGACCTGGCTTGACCAGCGATATTGATCGACGGTGGCCTCATTCGCGGCAAGCTGCTCGCGGCGGGCATGGATCACCGGCGCCTGCGCTTCGGCTTCGTCCTGCCAATCCGGCAGGGGACGGATAGGGGGCGCCGGGGACAGCTCAGATCGCACAAGGTGCAACTCGCCGCCATCAAAGCCGGTCAGTTCACGAAAACGAGAAACGGCAAGCTCGCTTTGGGCGCGCGCGCTGACGATCTGCGCGGCCACCCCGTCGCCGCGCGCCTGCGCCTCGCGCACATCGGTGATCTTGGCCCATCCGGCGTCAAAGCGCGCCTGCGCCGCCCGCTGCTCGCGGCGGGCGGATTCTTCCTGCGCGGTGAGGCTCGCCAGCGTGTCTTTGGCTCTGAGCACATCAAAATAAGCTTGTGCTACGCGCAGAGCGAGTTGCTGGCGGCTGGCCTCATATTGCGCATCGCCTGCGCGGGCACCGGCGCGAAGCTGGCGTTGCTGCGCGCGCGCTTCGCCGCTGATGATCGGTTGCTCCACGCCGACCAGCACGCCGCCGCTCAGGCCATCGACCTGATCGAGAAGTGTGCTTGAGGTGTCGTCCATGTCGGCGGTGACCCGGCTGTATCCGGCGTTGCCCTGTACCTGCGCCTTTGGGCGAAACAGGACGCGTGCAAGGGCTTCGTTTTCCTGCGCAGCATCGCGTTCGGCGGCGGCGGCCGTATGGTCCGGGTCCTGCCGCAGGGCAGCGGCATAGGCATCGGAAAGGCTTTGCGCCGACGCGGGCGCGGCGGCGAGAGCGAGGATGATCCCAAGAGCAGAACAGGCAGAACGAACATCAGGCATGGTCGGCCTCCGGTTCCACAGGACGGTGCACGCGATAGGCCGCCGCAAAGGCCGCCGGCAGGAAGATAAGGGTCAGCACGGTGGCGACCATCAGCCCGCCCATGATCGCCCACGCCATCGGCCCCCAGAAAACGGAGCGGGTCAGCGGGATCATCGCGAGAATCGCGGCCAGGGCGGTCAGCATGATCGGGCGGAAGCGATGCACTGTCGCCTCGACGATCGCCTCATGCAGATCGGCGCCCTCGGCTTGCAGCGCGTCGATCTGCGAGACGAGGATGACCGAATTGCGGATGATCATGCCGAACAGTGACAGGCCGCCCAGCATGGCGACGAAGCCGAAGGAAATGCGGAACAGGCTGAGGATCAGCGCTACGCCGATGAGCGCCAGCGGGCCGGTCAACACGACAAGGGCCATTTTCTTGTTGCTCTGCAACTGGATGATGAGCAGCACGAGGATCAGCACCAAGGCCATGGGCACTTGCTTGAACACCGAGGCCTGCGAATTGGCGCTCTCCTCGATGGAACCGCCGAAGGTCATCGTGGCGTCCGCCGGAAGCTTGTCACGGATTGCGTCAAGCGGCTTGCCAAGGGCGCTGGCGATGTCGTCGGGCTGCGCGCCGATAGTATCCGCCTGGATTGTGATCGTCGGCAGGCTAGACCTGCGGTTGAGTTCGGCGGCCTCAAAGCTCGGCGACAGGCGGGCGACCTGCGAGAGCGGCACGGCCTGTCCGCTCGCGGTCGGGACGTTGATCTGCGAGAGGCGATCGAGGCTGCTGCGCTCGTCGGGGCCGAGCCGGGCCACGACGTCAAGCACGCGATCCTGCTCGCGGTAGCGCGTGATGGGTAGCCCTTCGAGAGAGGCTTGCAAAGCCTGCTCGATATTGAGCGATGTGATGCCGAGCGCGCGCGCCTTGTCCTGATCGACTTCGACGCGCACCGATTTCTGGGAATCGCCGAAGTCCTTGTTGACGTCACGCAGGTGAGGGTTGGTACGCATCAGTTGTTCGATGCGCTCGGCTGTCGCGGCTATATCGGCATAGTCCGGTGCCGACAGGCGTATCTTGAACGCCTGTCCCACTGGCGGCCCCAGCTCCAGCGTGCTGATGCGTCCGCGGACCTCAGGGAACTGTGTGGCAAGCAGTTCCTCGATGCGCTGCTGAACACGCGCGCGTCCCTCCTCGTCGCTCGTCATCACGACAAGCTGGGCAAGCGCGATGTTGGGCATCTGAACGTCAAGCGCGAGATAGAAGCGTGGCGTGCCGCCTCCAACATAGGACGTGATCGTTTTTACATCCGGGTCTTTCGCCAGCAGCCGCTCCAACCGCTGTGTGACGGCCATCGTCTGCGCGAACGAGGCGTTTTGCGGCGCGCGCAGGTCCACAATCAGGTCGGGACGATCGGAGGTCGGGAAGAACTGCTTTGGTACCCCCTTGGCGAACAGGCCGATCGAGAGCGCGAACAGCGCGGCGGTGACGAGGATGACCAGCTTGCGGTGATCGAGCGCCCATCTGACCGCCTCGCGGAAGCGGCGGTAAAATTGTCCGTCATAAGAGCCGTGGCCGTGGTCACCATCTTCGCCGTCCTGGGCGTGCGCAGCACCGGCCCGCTCGATCAGCATCCCGTTGGCGATGAAGGGTGTGACGAACACCGCCACGATCCACGAAAACCCCAGCGAGAGCGCGACCACCGAGAAGATGGAACTGGCGTATTCACCTGCCGCCGACTTGGCGAGGGTAATGGGCAGGAAGCCCAGCATGGTGATGAGCGTGCCGATCAGCATGGGCTGGGCGGTAACGAGATAGGCCGACGTAACGGCTTTCACCTTCTCCCAGCCGGAGTGAAGATGTGTGTCGATCTGTTCGATGACGATGATGGCGTCATCGACGAGCAGGCCGAGCGCGATGATCAGCGCCCCCAGCGACACGCGATGGAGCGGGATGCCCAGCGTGAGCATGGCGGCGAAGGTCAGCGCAAAGACGATGGGGATGCACAGCGCGACCACGATTCCCGGGCGCCAGCCCAGCGAGAGAAAGCTGACGGCAAGCACGATCACTATCGCCTCGACCAGTGAACGGGTGAACTCGCCGATCGAGTGCTGGACCACTTCGGGCTGGTTGGCGACAACATCGAGGTTGACGCCCACAGGCAGCCGTGCGCGAAACGCCTCCACCAGAGCCTCGCTCCCGGTGCCAAGGCGGGTCACATTGCCGCCCTGGCGCAGCGAAACCATCACGCCGACCGCATCGCGTCCGTCAAAACGCATGCGGAAGGTGGGCGGATCGACCAGCGCGCGGCGCACCGTGGCAATGTCGCCAACGCGAAAGCTGCGCCCATTTGCGGAAATGCCGATGTGTCGGATCGCCTCGACCGTATCGAAAGTACCCGTCACGTCGATACGGATGCGCTCGGCGTCAAGGTCGACGATTCCGGCCGGTGCGACGGTGTTGGTGTCGCGTATGGTCTGGACGATTTGCGCAGGACTGATGCCAAGCGCGGCAAGCCGCGCCGACCGATATTCGACATAGATGCGCTCCTCCGGCTCGCCCTCAAACTCGACGCGTCCGACATCGGGCAGTTGCCGGAACTGATCGCGCAGCCGATCCGCGAACATCTTGAGCTGCGGGAGGGAATAGCCGTCGCCGCTGAGCGCATAGATATTGCCGTAGGTGTCGCCGAAATCGTCGTTGAACTGCGGCCCGAGCACGCCTTCGGGCAATTGTCCCGCGCGGTCCTGCACGCGCTGGCGCACGCGGTTCCAGATACCGGGCAGTGCCCCCGATGGCGCGTCCTCGCGCACCTTGATGTTCACGATCACGCGGCCCGGCTGCACATTCGTGCGCATGTAATCGACCTCGGGCAGCGTCTGGATGGCACGCTCGATTGGCCTGGCGACCTGATTGGCCATTTCTTCCGCGCTCGCGCCAGGCCATGCTGCCGAAACGAGCATGTTCTTGACGGTGAAGTCGGGGTCCTC
This genomic window from Caenibius tardaugens NBRC 16725 contains:
- a CDS encoding helix-turn-helix transcriptional regulator, with product MRGHVLQSANIDWNDTFLTAALEPEKWPEALDKMAGQLRATHGQLIGVGGTRDIPFNIVTNFERRGLESFAEIDGGSPLANYRIAACNQDIVRGRYDSILHEKHYDATIPRLATKQYVEWCDEYDIPFGCQTNLVVDQAGIVGLAILRKRKEGRTTVAERRLFAKVAVAARRAVRLQERLEGEQARLLAGAFDAIAAAAFILDAGGRVQAMTASAEKLIADGDITLRNRLLQADALPLSLAQAVRALTTDGGLDHVRLRINCPDGRPARFMEGFRLPGRPWSLGHLPHAIMVVRQPQRDRAGISGFLSALYRLTATEAEIAMRLFDGMSRNDICEERSVTAETLRGQVKSICAKTGSQNEADLMRLLGAIMD
- a CDS encoding ABC transporter permease, giving the protein MQQAANIYRLGIKELRSLWRDPMMLVLIVYAFTLGIYVAASALPESLHKAPIAIVDEDQSPLSGRIAAAFFPPQFTRPSIVGLDEFDKGMDAGRYTFALDIPPDFQRDVLAGRQPTVQLNIDATRMSQAFSGGGYVQQIVQGEVSEFMKGTRATAPLPAELALRARFNPTLAQSWFGSVMEIINNVTMLSIVLTGAALIREREHGTIEHLLVMPVTPFEIMASKVWAMGLVVLVACAFALIVVIQGVLKVPIEGSVSLFLLGASLHLFATTSMGIFMGTVARSMPQFGMLLMLVLVPLQMLSGGTTPRESMPEMVQTLMLAAPTTHFVKMAQAILYRGAGIDVVWPQFLAIIAIGSIFFVIALARFRKTIGTMA
- a CDS encoding DDE-type integrase/transposase/recombinase, yielding MAIASLGKLIAAPERFKIYVKLHGRMWYLWRAINHEGEALKNHVVHR
- a CDS encoding efflux RND transporter permease subunit, with translation MKGPNLSAWAVSHSAVMRFVLVLAVIAGAYAYWSLGRQEDPDFTVKNMLVSAAWPGASAEEMANQVARPIERAIQTLPEVDYMRTNVQPGRVIVNIKVREDAPSGALPGIWNRVRQRVQDRAGQLPEGVLGPQFNDDFGDTYGNIYALSGDGYSLPQLKMFADRLRDQFRQLPDVGRVEFEGEPEERIYVEYRSARLAALGISPAQIVQTIRDTNTVAPAGIVDLDAERIRIDVTGTFDTVEAIRHIGISANGRSFRVGDIATVRRALVDPPTFRMRFDGRDAVGVMVSLRQGGNVTRLGTGSEALVEAFRARLPVGVNLDVVANQPEVVQHSIGEFTRSLVEAIVIVLAVSFLSLGWRPGIVVALCIPIVFALTFAAMLTLGIPLHRVSLGALIIALGLLVDDAIIVIEQIDTHLHSGWEKVKAVTSAYLVTAQPMLIGTLITMLGFLPITLAKSAAGEYASSIFSVVALSLGFSWIVAVFVTPFIANGMLIERAGAAHAQDGEDGDHGHGSYDGQFYRRFREAVRWALDHRKLVILVTAALFALSIGLFAKGVPKQFFPTSDRPDLIVDLRAPQNASFAQTMAVTQRLERLLAKDPDVKTITSYVGGGTPRFYLALDVQMPNIALAQLVVMTSDEEGRARVQQRIEELLATQFPEVRGRISTLELGPPVGQAFKIRLSAPDYADIAATAERIEQLMRTNPHLRDVNKDFGDSQKSVRVEVDQDKARALGITSLNIEQALQASLEGLPITRYREQDRVLDVVARLGPDERSSLDRLSQINVPTASGQAVPLSQVARLSPSFEAAELNRRSSLPTITIQADTIGAQPDDIASALGKPLDAIRDKLPADATMTFGGSIEESANSQASVFKQVPMALVLILVLLIIQLQSNKKMALVVLTGPLALIGVALILSLFRISFGFVAMLGGLSLFGMIIRNSVILVSQIDALQAEGADLHEAIVEATVHRFRPIMLTALAAILAMIPLTRSVFWGPMAWAIMGGLMVATVLTLIFLPAAFAAAYRVHRPVEPEADHA
- a CDS encoding TolC family outer membrane protein, which codes for MPDVRSACSALGIILALAAAPASAQSLSDAYAAALRQDPDHTAAAAERDAAQENEALARVLFRPKAQVQGNAGYSRVTADMDDTSSTLLDQVDGLSGGVLVGVEQPIISGEARAQQRQLRAGARAGDAQYEASRQQLALRVAQAYFDVLRAKDTLASLTAQEESARREQRAAQARFDAGWAKITDVREAQARGDGVAAQIVSARAQSELAVSRFRELTGFDGGELHLVRSELSPAPPIRPLPDWQDEAEAQAPVIHARREQLAANEATVDQYRWSSQVQVTARGAYGQTWRGGNEAALLGVITPPGRVGGFFAGLQAKIPLYTGGALEAQRRQATSQAASGRARLDAARRDVRLQVEQAWLGQRSSAERAAALRTALASAELQERAALTGREVGVRTQSDVLAAQAQTFEISRQLNDALYSYEYSRVALAAVAGVLTPDTLAEIDRDLTPR
- a CDS encoding HdeD family acid-resistance protein codes for the protein MTDRASIDQRTGWGWIFAYGVIVILVGLLAFLNPLATGVATGLLIGAMLIVYGIVAILAGLSSLSRRARWIELLLGVLGIFAGAITIFNPFAGALSLVLLIGAWLLVSGIFEIVSALAIAHDRVWRLLLGVLDVVLGGLLLSSEPATGLAFLAFCIGISFLIRGVFLVMLALGLRRMTHA